The following is a genomic window from Lysinibacillus sp. G4S2.
ATTTTTCCGAAATTAGCGAAAAAAAGATATAATTGGCTCATTACCAAAAGTTGCGGATAACATTTGTTAAAACGTATGCTATGTATATAAGTTGATCTTCGATACGGCTAGGCGACTCCTTGGGGCTCAACGTCATAGATGAGACCCTGGAGCGAGCATCGCGAGTGAAGCAGCTCATCGGACGCCCCAGGAAGCTTTTGCTCTGTGCGAAAGAGAAGCGGCCGCGACAATTGTTTTTTCTGTGCGAAAGCGAAGCGGCAGCTACAAAGCGCCCAGCCGGAACAGAAATCAACCAACTTTATGATGATGAGTCACATAATTTTCTATTTTGCCTTATTCATAACTAGAAATTATTGTTATTTATACTATAATGGAAAAGGGAATAGAGATGTTTTAAATAAAGTCTGACGGAGGTTTACAATGAGTGTGCCACAATATAAACGAGTAGTTATTAAATTAAGTGGTGAAGCGTTAGCTGGAGAAGCGGGCTTCGGTTTATCACCAAAAATAATCAAGTCTGTTGCAGAAGAAGTAAAAGAAGTAGTAGATCTTGATGTAGAAGTTGCTGTTGTTGTAGGTGGCGGTAACATATGGCGTGGGAAAATCGGTAGCGAAATGGGCATGGATCGTGCAGCAGCCGATTATATGGGTATGCTAGCGACGGTTATGAACTCTTTAGCGTTACAAGATGCCCTTGAAAAATTAGGGATTGAAACACGTGTACAATCTTCTATTGTGATGACACAAGTAGCAGAGCCATATATTCGTCGTAAAGCAGTTCGTCATCTAGAGAAAAAACGTGTTGTAATTTTTGCAGCAGGTACAGGTAACCCGTTCTTCT
Proteins encoded in this region:
- the pyrH gene encoding UMP kinase; protein product: MSVPQYKRVVIKLSGEALAGEAGFGLSPKIIKSVAEEVKEVVDLDVEVAVVVGGGNIWRGKIGSEMGMDRAAADYMGMLATVMNSLALQDALEKLGIETRVQSSIVMTQVAEPYIRRKAVRHLEKKRVVIFAAGTGNPFFSTDTTAALRAAEIDADAILMAKNNVDGVYSADPKVDTTAVKYDTLTYLDVIQQGLQVMDSTASTLCMDNDIPLIVFSITEPGNIKRAVQGEKIGTVVRRNA